The Firmicutes bacterium HGW-Firmicutes-1 sequence AGCTGATCGTATGCTAGATATGGGGTTTATTGATCAAGTGGTTCAGATTATTAAAGAACTACCCAGAAAGCGTGTAACGCTATTGTTCTCAGCCACGATGCCTCCAGAAATCAAAAGAATTTGCCAAGCATATATGAATAAACCAATTACCATAGAGTTACAATCTGAAACTATGACGGTGGATACTGTTAAGCAAGTATACTACCGAGTTCTATCAAATGAAAAGCTGATTCAATTGAACCGATTACTGAGAGTAGAACAACCCGACCGCTGTATGATTTTTTGCAATACAAGGGATGAAGTGGATAGAGTGCAAGTTTATTTATCGAAGAAAGGGTACATAACAGAAGGTCTTCATGGTGCGAATACGCAAGGCCACCGAATGAGAACAATTCAAAAATTTAAAGAAGATAAACTAAAGGTTCTTGTAGCGACAGATGTAGCTGCTCGGGGAATACATATTGAAGATTTGTCATTGGTCATCAATTACGATGTACCAGGAGATAAAAATAGTTATGTGCATCGTATTGGACGAACAGCAAGAGCTGGTAACAGTGGTAAAGCAATTACCTTGGCAACAAGTGAAGATATCATGTCTTTATATGAGATAGAAGAGCACGTTGGGGTATTGCTAGAAGAAGTGGAACTACCCACGGATGCGTACTTCAAAGAATGTATAGAAAAAAATCCACAACCTATGAATATGAAATATCCAAACAAGGAGTATCAACAAGAACCTACTAAGAAATATTCCAACAAAGAACATCTACAAGAGATTTCAAAGAAGTATCCTGACAAGGAACATCAACAAGAGATTTCAAAGAAGTATCCAGATAAGGAACATCAACAAGAGATTCCAAAGAAGTATGTAGACAAAGAATATCAACAAGAACTTCCTAAAAAGCATACAAACAAGGAGTATAAACCAAAATTCCCTGAAACCGAACTGACAAAAAGGGTACCAAAGCCAGAAGTAGCAAAGGCACCCAGAGAGGAAAAGAAAAAGGGTAAAGAAGTGACTATTATGATAAAAAATATCGGACCTGTAAAAGTTACTTACCGAGAAGAAATAAAAGAAAAAAACTCCTTTTTGAAAAATCTGAAGATTGTAGAATGCTTTTCAGGTTTATTCAAGCGGGAGAAGTAATTATACTTTTTATTTACCACCTAGACTGAAGTGCATATAATCAGCACCGTTTGGCCATAGCATATCTGGACTCCAGTGCCAGCCATATCTATTGAAGGCTCGGACTACATCTCCATCTGATGATATGGAATATGGATTTTTACCAGGTTGCCATAAAGCACCTACTTTGATTAGTCCACTCCACTCAATAAAATAATTTTCTTGTGGGTTAATATCAATAGCGGTACCGCTAGTGTGCTCAGATGTTCCGTTTCTGTAAGCGTAAGCACCACAGCTTTTAATAGGAAACTTTTCCTTCCCATTGTATATATCCGTGAATATTTTTTTAACATTTTCAGCAACATTTTTGTTGACTGTGAGATAAAGAGTGGATGTTACTTTTGTGCCTGAGGTTGTCAGTTTCCATATATTAACTTTGATACTTGTCATACTTAAAAGGGCTTCACTGTTACTGGTGAAGGAAGTCTTCGTAGAGTCTCCGAAAATCATTTCATTCTTATTGGCCCACGGTTCAATCGTAAATTCATCTGTAAGGAAAAAAACTGAAGGCTCACCATTGCTATTGACTGGAACTACATTCAAGGTAACATGAATCCTTTGTTTGTCGTCTCCAAATATAGTGCTATAGAGCGTATTTGTATATTCTGTGATGTCATAAGCTTTGGTATCTCGATTATATGTAGATGAGCTTGTCCGTAAATCTAAGTAATTATTCTCTGTTCTTGTTGTATAAGAGGATATGCCATTTTTAAAAACAGTGACATCGTAAGCTGAAGCCAAGGGAATATCATTCCAACGTAGATAAACATCGCCCCTATAATAAGACTCTGAGATGTAAATTCCTGTTGGCATGGGCAATATGCATTCTTTCACTCCTGCAGCCCGGATTTGAGATTCATCGCAATAGGACAATACATTAAAAGACAATAATACTGCTTGCTCGCGTGTAATATAGCTCTGAGGATCTAATTTACCTTCTCCAGTACCTGAAAGGATACCGCGTGTATATACATCCGCCATATAAATCTTTGCCCAGCTAGATATTAGATCGCCGTCAGTGGAGTATTTAGAAAGTGTTTGGATTGCCTGCTGACCATCCATTGGCTCCGTATAGGTGAGAGAACCAGTAGATGTTTTAGATACAGTGTTACGGTTTTTAAAATAGCGATCACTGCTATAATTTTGATTGTTTCCGATGTTATTCCAATCAATATTTTTATTGTTATTATCAGTAGTGTATTGAAAAAGTATGCGCAATTTTGAGAGCATGACAGCAGCCATTTCCCTTGTAAGAGGCATTTCAGGACTAAAAAGACCAGCGTCAGTGCCTTGGGTTAGACCCAACATATATGCATTTACAGCATTGATGTCCGTTGTATCGGAAAAAGGGGAGGACATGGGTGCTGAGGGTAATGTTATTCCAAAGGTTCGACAAGTGTTAAGTAACAATTCACAAAAATCAAGTCTTGTGATGCTTTTGTTAAAGGGTATGGTATCAAAGTCTACAGGAGTGATACCAGCGGTTACTGATATTGCAACCTTTTGGGACGCCCATGAACTAGGGTAATAGATTACATTTGCATAGGCCACGGATGAATTTGCTAAGAATGTTAGTATTAAAAACAATGCTGAAATAACATTTCCAAGTTTTATGTTTTTCATTATTAGATTCCTTGTTCCTTTCAGCTAAATCATTGTTGATAGTAGTATAAAGAAACAGATAGAGATGGTATTAATTTGAAATTGTTGTATATTGATTTTAAAATAGGAAAGTAATTAGTGGTAGGATGAAAAAAGTAGGATATGTACTAAGAACGCATGATTATGATTCATTAAGACTTTCGAGACTACTGCAGGAGATTTTAAGAAGATTTGATGATTGCTTTTATCAAGAGTAGATCTTAAACCTCCACAAATTGAACGCTTGACTTGCCTTATTATAGCATACTGAATTATGAAAGTACGTACTTAATGAAAATGTAATATAGTAAATCTTGTAATTCTATTTTAAGAGAATTTCAGGAATCTATAATGGAAATGTTCATAAAAGTGTTGATAGGACAATCGGTTAATGTCATAATAAAAATGTGCGTTATGGGTAAATCGATCATGTAGTAAAACACAAACAAGGCTAACAATTGAGGAGGAATACTCATTATGATTTTAGCATTCAAATCTAAATATATAAAATTCAATAATGAAGAGATTAAACGGCTTGGTAGCTTTGGTATCATTGAGATTCATTCTAAGCAACAAGAATATATGCATATTATTGTTGTTAATTATGAAGGATTGGTTCTTGCTGCAAAAGTGAAAGCCATTATAGCCATTAAAGGATATAGAAGCTACACTCCATTAAATGAAAGCTATTCAGAGTTTGGAGCAGGGGGGTTAGTAAGCCTTAATACGAAGGATCAACAAGGTATGCTTGAAGGCTTGGCTACGCAGCTAGAATTTAACTATACAGACCTATCCAAGGCATTTGGGGAAGGGTTAATCCAATTATCAGATGTAGAACAACACGATTAAATTGATGTTTATAAAAGAAAACTTGAATTTGTAAAAGCCAACCCACAAGAGCCAACCTCACAAAGTTGGTTCTTGTTTTATTTGTAGCTTATTTAGAAAAAGGTCCCATAAAAAACATTTTAATACGTATTATATAATAGCGAAGGTGATTATGAAACCCTATTCATATTTGCTTGATTCGCTTCAAATAACAAGATGTACATTTTGGAAAAGTTGCAATTTATCTTAAGGTGGTTCGTGCATCTGTAATTCAACACAAAATAGAAACAATATCACATTGATATTAGGAGGAATGATTATGAAACGCATTTTTACAATATTACTTATTTTAACAATTCTAGTAACTAGTTCGGCTTCTGCTTTTGCAATAGAAAAAGGAGAATTTGATAAAAATGAAAATAAAGTCCAGAATCATAAGGGCAAAGATAAATCACAGAAACTTAAAAATGTAGATAAAGCTCAAACTTTATATGACTTAGGACTTTTCAAAGGTACAAGTCGTACGAGTTATATACCTGATCTTGATCGTATGTCGACAAGAGCTGAAGCCATTGTTTTAATAGGTACATCATTAGGTTGGCCAACAACCAATATTACTTCAGTTCCTGGTTATCCGGATGTTCCTGCTTGGGCTGCACCATATGTAGCTTACGCACTAGAAAATAATATCACTAAGGGTACTGGTCATAATAAGTTTGGTGCAGATTTACCGGTAAATGAGAGAATGATTTATACTTGGTATTACAGAGCGCTCTTATTCACAGGTGACTCATGGAAAAACTCTGAATTTTTAGTAACTGCAGGATTGATTACGCAAGAACAGGCTGATCAGATGAAAGATGAACTTACCGGTCTAACAGATACGGCAGTAATCAGAGATAAGATTGTAGGGATTATGTTTGATTCAATGCAGTGGAAAGAAAAGGGTTCAAATCAAAGACTTATTCAAAAACTTGTAAAAAATTCACGAGTTGATTGGAAAAAAGCAAAAGATCGTGGATTAATGCCAGATTCTAATGAATTAACGTTTGATGTAAAAGCAACATCTTTAAAGGCAGTGTCTGTTGAATTTAGCCAATTATTAAACATTTCAACAGTTACTAGTGCACTTTTTGATATTAAGGTTGGTGAAGTTTCAAAAGTATTTGGTACTGACTTTACTCTTGAAACAATTGACAAAACAGTTTATATTGTGTTTAACAATTTATTAACTCAAGCTTCAACAGTTTCTGTTGGTGTTAAAGAAGGTATTAAATCAGTTGATGGTGTAGCAGTGACTGTAGCAACTAAATCAGTTATTGTAAATGACATTGTTTCACCACTCGTTACTGCTGTTGAAGTAACCAATCCAACTACTATAAAGATTAATTTCAGCGAGTCTATGAACATTTTAACAGGCAACTTGACACATGATAATATTTTAATAGATGGAAGCAAAGCAATTGGTACCTCAACCATGAATGCATCAAAAACTATTTTAACATTGGTACTTGATACTGCCATTCTAGGAGGCAATCATAATATTCAAGTGAATAGTGGTCTTGCAGACTTTTCAGGCTTAAAAACAATAGAATATAATAAAGCATTTTCATTACCTCTAGACATTACTTCTCCTTCAGTTATAAGCGTTACAGCGGATGAAAGAGATAAAATAGTTATTAAATTTAATGAAGAAATAAACAAAAATGAAGGTTTTATCTTTGTTGGTCAAGTTCAATATCCATTAACGGCTGCAATCATTAATGGAGACACAGCTTATCTTCCTTTAAGTATACCTTTAACAACTGAGAGTACTATTTTAGGAACACTTCTTACGATTAAAGGTATTAAAGATTTAAGCAACAATGCTGTGGATTCAACCGTTGGTAAGAATTTTATTTTCAAGGCAACAAATGATATAACACCTCCAACAGCAACTGTAAAGGTATTGGTTGATAAAACCATAGAAGTTCAGTTTAGCGAAGTAATTGACGCATTTACGCTTGCTGATTACACCTTGACTGCAAACGGTGTGATTGTACCTTCAACAATTAGTTATAATAGCGCAGATAAAAAAGCAATCATTGTTATAACAACCGCACCTGTTGAGAGTACTACTTATACTTTATCAATATTAGATACAGTTCTAGATAACTCAGTTTCACAAAATAGATTCGTACCAATATCATTTCAGTTAGTAATCAATAATTAATTAAATTAAGTTCAGAAAAACATTTCATAAGGACGCCCCTGTGAACTCATGTAAGTAATGGGTTCGCAAGGGCGTTTATCTTGTATTATCAAAAGCTGTATTGGTTTGTACTATTAATATTGCAAAATGGGTTGAAGTTAATTGTAATATAAATTAAAATAAGGTAATAGGCTTGAGATATTAATGAGGTAACATCAAATTTGCAAAAAGTTTGATTTATATTCATATAATTAGGAGGTAAGAACATGATCAAAATTCTAATGGTAGTTGATGACTTAGCGGAGGATTTAGAATTATACTATCCGTATTATCGATTAATGGAAGAGGGCTGTGAGGTTATTATGGCAGCTGACAAAAAGAATATGGACTTTCATGGTAAATATGGAGTGCCTTATTCCTCGACAATGAGTTATGATGAAGTAAACGTTGATGATTTTTCAGGGCTTTTAATTCCAGGAGGATGGGCACCAGATAAAATCAGAAGATACGAAACTGTACTAGATATTGTGAAAAGTTTTCATAAACAAAATAAGCCCATCGGTCAGATCTGCCATGCTGGTTGGGTAACGATATCTGCAAATATCTTAAGAGGTAAAAATGTAACCTCTACCCCAGGAATAAAGGATGATATGATTAATGCAGGAGGTATTTGGACCAACGTCCCAGTTATAGTGGATGATAATCTTGTTTCAAGCAGATGGCCTAAAGATTTACCTGAATACATGAAAGCATATATCGAAGTACTAAACAAATATCTAGGCAAAGGGGACAGGTAACTTTAACTCATAAATAGAGGCCCCATTACAGCAGACTCCTAGGCAATAGTCAACCTTGGTACGCTATGAAGGCATAAAGGTTACGGTTCTTTAACATGCCTTAACGGCTACCAATAATAAAGTGTTACAAAGGTGCTGAAAGTAATGTTGTTTATATTAAAATGGATAAATAAAAAAGCCAACCTCGTGAGGTTGGCTTAAGCTTTAATTTAGGGTAATTATATGATTCTTCTACATCCGATAAAAGGTTTATTCCCTCTATCATAAAGTCCGCTAACTATAATTCCAGTTGATGAAGTACTTGCATGTACTATTTTCCCGTCACCTATGTAAATGCTTACGTGAGATATTGAACCATTGTATCCGAAGAAAACCAAATCTCCAGGTAATAATTCACTTACTTTAACAGCTTTGCCATTGCTGTACTGTGAAGAAGAGCTTCTATTTATTGAGTATCCAAAGTTCTTATATACTGATTGAGTAAATCCAGAGCAATCTGTTCCATTTGTTAAGCTTGTACCACCGTATACATACGGATTACCAACGTACTTTTTAGCAAATGTTACAAGGTTTGATCTAATATCTGTCGTTGTTGCGCTTTCAGCTACTACGGGTTTTTCTGCTGTTACGATCACTTGACTGGCATCAACAGGTTGTACAAATTCACCGTATATAAATGCAATTTTATTATTTGCTAAAGTAATTTTATACCAGTCGCCTTCCTTAGAAGCTATTATAATTTTGTCGCCGGTATTGAATTTATCTAAAATGGAGGAGGAAGTACTTGGACCACTTCTTACATTAACACGATCACCAGTTACTTTTCCTTCTGTACTTCCGAATGCGTTTAGACTTGTAAAAAGACTAAAAACCATAGTTAGTAAAAAGATTTTGAAATACATTTTTTTGTTCATAAAAACCCCCTAAAACTATTTTGATGTCAATTGTTGTAAAAGTTATTAACAACTTATTACAAAACTATTATATAATAATGACGTAAAAAAGTCAAGCCTTCTGGAAAAATTAGAGAATTGTAATATCTTTGTAGCTATAGCACTTGATAAGAAGACCTTTTGTCGGTATACTTGGTATACTAGAATATAATTATGGAAGAATATAAAAAGTGTAGAAAGAAAGAGGTTAAACATTTATGAAAGAATTAATAGATAAACTATACGTAAATAATTCTTTAACGAGAGAAGAATTGCGAAGGTTACTTGACAATATTAAGGAAGAAGACATTGCATATTTACAAGAAAAAGCTATAGAAACACGAAAAACTCACTATGGAACCAAAGTGTTTATGCGTGGATTAATTGAATTTACGAACTTCTGCGCAAGGGATTGCATTTATTGCGGTATTAGAAAATCAAATAAAGCAGCAGATCGTTATAGACTTTCTAAAGAACAAATACTAGAATGCTGTCAAATAGGACATGACTTAGGCTACAAGACATACGTACTTCAAGGTGGAGAAGACCCATATTATACTGATGAACGAGTAATAGATTTAATTGAAAGCATTAAGGCTGAATTCCCTGAATGTGCAATTACTTTATCTATTGGAGAAAAGTCTTACGAAAGCTACAAGAAGTTCTACGATGCAGGTGCTGATAGATACTTACTTAGACATGAAACAAATTCTAGACATTTATATGAAGCACTACATCCAGACATGTCTTATGATAACCGTATTAGGTGCCTAGATGATTTGAAGAAAATTGGTTTCCAAGTAGGTGCTGGCTTCATGGTTGGACTACCAGGCCAAACCAATGAAGACTTTATCAATGATTTGTTTTACTTGAAAGAGTTAGATCCAGAAATGGTTGGAATAGGTCCGTTTATTTCACAGAAGGATACACCATTAAGCGATGAAAAGTCAGGTACTGCAGATATGACATGCATTTTACTTTCAATCATACGATTGATGATTCCAAAGGTATTGCTACCAGCTACCACAGCTCTTGGCTCAATCGATAAAAAAGGCAGGGAACTTGGAATTAAGTCGGGTGCCAATGTAGTTATGCCGAACTTATCACCTACAAATGTTAGAGATAAGTATGCATTATATGATGGGAAAATTTGTACGGGTGACGAAGCTGCTCATTGCAGACATTGTATTGAAGGCAGAATTCGCTCAGTTGGCTTTGAAGTAGACATGAGTCGAGGAGACCACACGGATTATCATAAATAACCAATGATACGAGCTCAATTAGTTCCTGTTTTGAGCTCGTTTTTTCTTTGTCAAAATGATTTTGTTTTTTTGAATAAAGTTATCAAGAAATTGTGTTGTTTTCAAAGACAATATAAGACATTCTATGATATAATTATCATGTATGATTTACTATAGATGTTTTACAGAAGGAAAAAATGAAATGATAACCTTGAGACAAGCAATAAACCAAGAAGAACTTGAAAAAGCATTTAAAATAAGGAAAACAGTTTTTGTCATTGAACAGGGTGTAAGTGAAGAAATTGAATATGACGGAAATGACAATAAGGCAATACATATTCTTGCGTATGAAGGTGAACAACCAGTTGGATGTGCAAGAATGTTACCTATGGAACATGGTGTAAAAATTGGTAGAGTTGCTGTTCTTAAGCCTTATAGAGGCAAAGGTATAGGCCAAAATATGTGTGATTCTTTAACATATATTGCAAGAGAGATGAAAATTGAATATGTTTACCTACATGCACAAGCAAGCGCAAAGTCCTTTTATGAGAAAATTGGATTTACAGTAGCAGGTGATGGCTTTTATGAAGCTGATATACTACATTATAAGATGGAAAAAACACTATAACAGAGCGCTAGTGGAGGAAGGATATGAATAATACAATCATTATTGGAATCGCAGGTGGAACAGGTTCAGGCAAAACAACATTAGTAAAAAAGCTTAAGGAAGAGCTAGGTGATGAAGTATTAACCTTAACGCATGATCACTATTATAAAGCGAATAGTCACTTACCCATTGAAGAAAGAGCATTATTAAATTATGACCATCCTAATTCCTTCGATACAGAAAGCTTCGTAAATGATTTATTAAAGTTAAAAGCAGGTTTACCAATTGAAAGACCCTGTTATGATTTTTCGCAGCATACAAGATCCAATGAAATTGTAATAGAAGTACCTACAAAGGTTATTATCGTTGAGGGTATTTTAATTTTTGAAAATATCGAATTAAGAAACATCTTCGATATTAAAGTTTTTGTTGATACAGATGCAGATGTAAGAATTATCAGAAGGCTTCTTCGAGATGTTAAGGAAAGAGGAAGAGAGCTGGACACAGTAATCAGTCAGTACTTAAATACTGTAAAAATAATGCATGAAGAATTTGTAGAACCCTCCAAAAAGCATGCAGATATCATTATTCCTCAAGGCGGTTATAATAAAGTAGCATGCTCCATGTTATTAGATAAAATTAGAGTTCTATTAATTGATAAATAGTTACATATAAATATAGAGGTGAAAAAATGAGTACAATTAGTGGAAGTGGTTGTGAGCTTCTCAGACCCTTAAGTGATAGAAAACCACTAGAGGAAATTGAAAGAAGTCTTATTAAGACATATAGGTCCCAAATATGGTCTAAGTTTGTGAAGGCAATTAAAGAGTTTAAGTTGATCGAAAAAGGCGATAGAATTGCAGTAGGTATCTCAGGTGGAAAAGATAGTTTACTTATGGCAAAATTATTTCAAGAAATTCAAAGACATGGTAAGATCCCTTTTGAGCTTGAATTTATAGTAATGGATCCAGGATATTATATTACCAATAAAGAGCTACTTGAAAACAATTGTGAGTATTTGAATATTCCAATTCGTATTTATGAATCTGGAATTTTCAAGGTTGTTGATAAAATAGCCAATGACTACCCGTGCTACATGTGTGCTAAAATGCGTAGAGGTTTTTTATATGCCAAGGCTCAAGAATTAAATTGTAACAAGCTAGCATTAGGACATCATTTTAATGATGTAATTGAGACAACACTGATGAATGTTTTATATGCTGGTTCCTTCCAAACAATGCTCCCTAAGCTAAAGTCTCTTAATTTTGAGGGGTTAGAACTTATAAGACCTTTATATTATGTTGAAGAGGAGCATATTAAGAATTTTACTGTTAATGCGGGCTTATCTCCATTGAACTGCGGTTGTGTTGTTGCAGCTAAAAAAACCTCGAGTAAACGTAGAGAGATCAAAGATTTAATCAAACAGCTTAAGGAAACATCAGAAGATGTTGATAAATGTATATTAAAGGCTGCTCATAATGTGAATTTAAATTGTATTGTGGGATGGAAAAAAGATGGGCAGAAGCATTCTTATATCGATGAATACGAAGAAATCAAATAAATGGAGGGATTGCCAGAGACTTTAGAAACTGATGATGATATTATAATAATTATCGCTAAGAAATAATCAAACCAGGAGGATATTCGGTGAAAATAACAACAGACAATCAAACCAGTGTAGACAATGTGTTTGATCAAGCAAATGAAGAAGGAAGAAGTATATTATTTGAACATGAAGTATATCAAATTCTTAACGGTATTGGTTTAGACATTCCTAAGTATCATTTCTTAAAGGTTTCAGAGGAAGTAACTGCAGACATACTTTCAAGCTTTGGAGATGAAGTTATTGTCAAAATTGTTTCTTCAGACATTGCCCATAAGCAAAAGGTTGGTGGAGTAAAAAAAGTTAAAAATTACGAACCACTATTTGTTCAATTTGTGTTAGAAAAAATGAAGGAAGAAGTGTTATCTCATTATAGTGAAGAGAACAAACCACAAATTAACGGATTTCTAATTGTAGAGCTAGTAGATTTCAAACAAAGCATTGGATATGAAATATTACTAGGCGTGAAAGATGATCCATCCTTTGGACCAGTTGTTACACTAAGCAAGGGTGGAGATGATGCGGAATTTTTTGCTAAATATTATGACAAGGCTAATCTGCTTTTACCTCAATTAAGCTATGAAGAGGCTCAAAACATTACGAATAAACTAAATATCAAACATAAATTTAAAAGCATCGGTCATGAAGAATACCTAGATTTCATTGCGAAAGCAGCTTCGGTTATAAGTTCATTGGCACATCATTATTCCTATATTCACGGAGAAAGACCAAAGTATTTTATCAAAACAATGGATATAAATCCTTTCGTTATTACTAAGGATAATAGATTTATCGCAGTAGATGGATACATTGAATTTGAAAAGGCAGCTGACAGTAAGAAATATTTACCACATGTGAACACTCTTAATATTAAGTCCTTCTTTAATCCTAAGGGTATTGCTGTTATTGGTGTATCTTCAGACCCAACTAAATACAGTATGGGAAGAGAAATTGCGAGATTACTTCATGACTTAAGAAGAGATGATCTTTATTGTGTTAACATGAGAGGCGGAGAAGCAGTACTTGGTAATCAAACATATACTTTATATGAATCAATTGAAGATATTCCAGCTGATATCGAAATGGTAGTTTATGCGGCTCCAGCAAAACATATTACTTCTTTCTTTGCTAACTTAAAAGGGAAAGGACCTAAATCCGTTGTTCTTATACCTGGAATTTCTCAAGATATTGATTATAATAGTTTTACAGAGGAATTAAATAAAGTAATACCAACGGATGTTAGAATCATTGGACCTAATTGCATGGGTGTTTTTTATGGTGAAGACGAACATCAACTTGGTGTTAATACA is a genomic window containing:
- a CDS encoding GNAT family N-acetyltransferase, translated to MIYYRCFTEGKNEMITLRQAINQEELEKAFKIRKTVFVIEQGVSEEIEYDGNDNKAIHILAYEGEQPVGCARMLPMEHGVKIGRVAVLKPYRGKGIGQNMCDSLTYIAREMKIEYVYLHAQASAKSFYEKIGFTVAGDGFYEADILHYKMEKTL
- a CDS encoding tRNA 2-thiocytidine(32) synthetase TtcA, with translation MSTISGSGCELLRPLSDRKPLEEIERSLIKTYRSQIWSKFVKAIKEFKLIEKGDRIAVGISGGKDSLLMAKLFQEIQRHGKIPFELEFIVMDPGYYITNKELLENNCEYLNIPIRIYESGIFKVVDKIANDYPCYMCAKMRRGFLYAKAQELNCNKLALGHHFNDVIETTLMNVLYAGSFQTMLPKLKSLNFEGLELIRPLYYVEEEHIKNFTVNAGLSPLNCGCVVAAKKTSSKRREIKDLIKQLKETSEDVDKCILKAAHNVNLNCIVGWKKDGQKHSYIDEYEEIK
- a CDS encoding uridine kinase, which produces MNNTIIIGIAGGTGSGKTTLVKKLKEELGDEVLTLTHDHYYKANSHLPIEERALLNYDHPNSFDTESFVNDLLKLKAGLPIERPCYDFSQHTRSNEIVIEVPTKVIIVEGILIFENIELRNIFDIKVFVDTDADVRIIRRLLRDVKERGRELDTVISQYLNTVKIMHEEFVEPSKKHADIIIPQGGYNKVACSMLLDKIRVLLIDK
- the hydE gene encoding [FeFe] hydrogenase H-cluster radical SAM maturase HydE, encoding MKELIDKLYVNNSLTREELRRLLDNIKEEDIAYLQEKAIETRKTHYGTKVFMRGLIEFTNFCARDCIYCGIRKSNKAADRYRLSKEQILECCQIGHDLGYKTYVLQGGEDPYYTDERVIDLIESIKAEFPECAITLSIGEKSYESYKKFYDAGADRYLLRHETNSRHLYEALHPDMSYDNRIRCLDDLKKIGFQVGAGFMVGLPGQTNEDFINDLFYLKELDPEMVGIGPFISQKDTPLSDEKSGTADMTCILLSIIRLMIPKVLLPATTALGSIDKKGRELGIKSGANVVMPNLSPTNVRDKYALYDGKICTGDEAAHCRHCIEGRIRSVGFEVDMSRGDHTDYHK